The following coding sequences lie in one Numenius arquata chromosome 27, bNumArq3.hap1.1, whole genome shotgun sequence genomic window:
- the NES gene encoding LOW QUALITY PROTEIN: nestin (The sequence of the model RefSeq protein was modified relative to this genomic sequence to represent the inferred CDS: deleted 1 base in 1 codon) translates to MLSTESFAGARALGEESLQMWDLNKRLEAYLARVKFLEEENEVLRAEIQSAKSSPAGESWRAKYEEELRALRDALDHAFREKCSAELARDNLYEEVQQVKSRCQKEQAAREEAKKQLSLSRKELEEERRAQIWLKERAVQLEKEVEALLEVHEEEKAGLDQEIASFSQSLESFRCAPVAFQPVEVEDYSKRLSEIWKGAVETYKTEVSQLEGSLCQAKENLWKAVEDNQQSQLQLQHLEKDLAGLKARKEMLEESLARQWQEQRGEAEKFQLAMEALEQEKQTLRVQIAQVLEDRQQLMHLKMSLSLEVATYRTLLEAESTRLQMPTGEYKLANGLRDLKLEVSGGSKLSPVSTEARRLLPRDHRASPSIFPRAEGRGQPPKAQSDALTPKIQSLSARELQKIGSALHATAPQTRESGAASRPTLSPSQPSKAPSLSLDPPSPVPPEPGSLGGEGPAWPGGDGGETSQEKEHPQGEDGGAVAETQDAVPTLRYPARLVSEALEDALKEMKDDAQPKEEPTLSATWAPQDALPPPSPIPPIEACRGAREGQGPPEDALGDGEATEEEERAGEAMLQGVGAGPHPSGMDASLSQEEMGTWEEEVPAVLSPREPEVVAQEEDTSGPGQTGTGLEEPERGEDEEEAPRTEASHPSEDEEEKGPRSPYEDDDDFHGEGMDEQEEESPQREIEAAFAVPMESQPGLPVESHLEEDLVDGEQKKFEHQEMPVCETDLAAEEESRQETWPGQEPYLEQEPSSIHEAIPAEESSLGAEEDAAGGEDRGRAKDGGGEKGEASREALGGEDPQAEEAEGPEDLGQESGAQEEPEDLQENGFVEEVQEQEELEPEPELGEEPWAGRDDGSSQKPPPEDWEVTAEDTEGALGTEEPAWADDTPTSAGGLESEERDASMSPAELEETREDDEEDAESHGTSQQQPPPEAEPAPGLVGDEQEATEGQPHQAPTDATGQADSQEPTEALEEPWEVQDEDADDELDLDPGQPESDSTIPTALQQAPGDGTESGELEEEDGDEGRWGELEEAPGTGRKVELEDTLPDSTPLHLYQGEMLAAVAPSQIPPETEETAEAAPASQTAPEDDGWDKPPTPTVPESCEEEARVEVAPTAEGAEEEEGYFMVSAPNQEVSSLEEAEISEDFEEIKVEATEASKDDLEAAREASPVAEDEGHFEVFVGEADEDVKMPTEEPEMPKDEDEDFTAELEEGSAVPEVDPSSPGAVGSLAGGTDEPAQGATGSDVQEGAGTSEGLAPESDEELDGAVELESDAGRAEMLPGLVGQEEKEEEEEEDEDPGTVHQDTAEPIPPAELQAQVTLASPPPDHTEQTSDEQPSVEEEAPEGDSPPPARDEEPPEADPPQLGSTPEQGDFPEVIKESPEGDDPAAKVPADVMKDSDILEIVEQALEFNQELVMGVRAAEGGQRDPGGTEQLPRDAGEDSSPASSSEEEPTVQEAPAEVAPGTEGPARAENGLHREASLEDLAEFTEEVPNGITGLSPAPEFPTETPGPTGGMPPQPPAPGDATAAKLADATPRGKHSGADTVPVPSSLGDDGLCLAPDQPPACRLRAEQEPWSSGDE, encoded by the exons ATGCTGAGCACGGAAAGTTTCGCTGGGGCGAGAGCCCTGGGCGAGGAGTCCTTGCAGATGTGGGACCTCAACAAGAGGCTGGAGGCGTACCTGGCCCGCGTCAAGTTCCTGGAGGAGGAGAACGAGGTGCTGCGAGCCGAAATCCAGAGCGCCAAGAGCAGCCCCGCCGGGGAGTCGTGGCGGGCGAAGTATGAGGAGGAGCTGCGAGCCCTGCGGGATGCGCTGGATCACGCCTTCAGGGAGAAGTGCTCGGCCGAACTGGCCAGGGACAACCTCTACGAGGAGGTCCAGCAGGTGAAAAGCAGGTGCCAGAAGGAGCAGGCGGCCCGAGAAGAAGCCAAGAAGCAGCTCTCCTTGagcaggaaggagctggaggaggagaggagggcgcAGATCTGGCTGAAGGAGAGAGCcgtgcagctggagaaggaggtggaaGCCTTGCTGGAGGTGCACGAGGAGGAGAAAGCGGGGCTGGACCAGGAGATCGCAAGCTTCTCGCAGAGCCTGGAGAGCTTCCGCTGCGCCCCGGTGGCTTTCCAGCCGGTGGAGGTGGAGGACTACTCCAAGAGGCTCTCAGAGATCTGGAAAGGGGCGGTGGAGACCTACAAGACAGAGGTGTCGCAGTTGGAGGGTTCCCTCTGCCAGGCCAAAGAGAACCTCTGGAAGGCGGTGGAGGACAACCAGCagagccagctccagctgcagcacctGGAGAAGGACCTGGCGGGGCTCAAAGCGCggaaggagatgctggaggagagCCTGGCCCGGCAATGGCAGGAGCAGCGTGGGGAGGCAGAGAAGTTCCAG ctgGCGATGGAagccctggagcaggagaagcagaCCCTGCGGGTGCAGATCGCCCAGGTGTTGGAGGACAGGCAGCAGCTCATGCACCTCAAGATGTCCCTCAGCCTGGAGGTGGCCACCTACAG GACGCTGCTGGAAGCAGAGAGCACCCGCTTGCAAATGCCAACCGGGGAATACAAACTGGCCAACGGCTTGCGAG ATCTCAAGCTGGAGGTGAGCGGTGGCAGCAAATTGTCACCAGTGAGCACCGAGGCCAGGCGGCTGCTGCCCCGGGACCACCGTGCCAGCCCCTCCATCTTTCCcagggcggaggggagggggcagccccccaaAGCCCAGAGCGATGCTCTGACACCCAAAATCCAGAGCCTCAGCGCCAGGGAACTCCAGAAAATCGGCTCGGCCCTCCATGCCACGGCACCGCAAACCAGGGAGTCGGGTGCCGCCAGCCGCCCCACACTGAGCCCCTCGCAGCCCAGCAAagccccttctctctccctggacccccccagccctgtgcccccgGAGCCGGGGAGCCTGGGGGGAGAAGGTCCTGCCTGGCCAGGAGGAGACGGGGGTGAGACGAGTCAAGAGAAGGAGCATCCTcagggggaggatggaggagccGTGGCAGAGACCCAGGATGCAGTGCCCACCCTGCGGTACCCGGCCCGGCTGGTCAGCGAGGCGCTGGAGGATGCTCTCAAGGAAATGAAAGACGATGCTCAGCCCAAAGAAGAGCCCACGCTCAGCGCCACGTGGGCCCCCCAGGacgccctt cccccccccagccccattcccCCCATAGAGGCTTGCAGAGGGGCCAGGGAAGGGCAAGGTCCCCCCGAGGATGCCCTTGGGGATGGTGAAGCCACCGAAGaagaggagagggctggggaagCCATGCTCCAGGGGGTGGGTGCGGGACCACATCCCAGCGGCATGGATGCTTCCCTGAGCCAGGAAGAAATGGGAacgtgggaggaggaggtgcctGCTGTGCTGAGCCCAAGGGAACCAGAAGTAGTGGCCCAGGAAGAGGACACAAGTGGCCCTGGCCAGACGGGGACAGGCCTGGAAGAGCCAGAGcgaggggaggatgaggaggaggccCCAAGAACGGAGGCATCACATCCctcagaggatgaggaggagaagggacccCGCAGCCCCTATGAGGATGATGACGATTTCCACGGTGAAGGGATGGATGAGCAAGAAGAGGAGTCCCCACAAAGAGAAATCGAAGCTGCCTTTGCTGTCCCCATGGAAAGCCAGCCGGGATTGCCCGTGGAAAGTCACCTGGAAGAGGACCTTGTTGATGGAGAGCAGAAAAAGTTTGAGCATCAGGAAATGCCCGTGTGCGAGACAGAtctggctgcagaggaggaaagcaggCAGGAGACGTGGCCAGGGCAGGAACCATACCTGGAGCAGGAGCCGTCGAGCATCCATGAGGCCATCCCAGCAGAAGAGTCTTCACTGGGGGCTGAAGAAGACGCTGCGGGAGGCGAAGACCGGGGCAGAGCAAAAGATGgtgggggagaaaagggagaggccAGCAGGGAGGCGCTGGGAGGAGAAGACCCCCAGGCAGAAGAGGCTGAGGGTCCTGAAGACCTGGGGCAGGAGAGCGGAGCCCAGGAGGAGCCTGAGGACCTGCAGGAAAATGGCTTTGTGGAAgaggtgcaggagcaggaggagctggagccggagccggagctgggagaggagccctgggctgggagggacGATGGCAGCAGCCAAAAGCCCCCTCCAGAGGACtgggaggtgacagcagaggACACAGAAGGGGCTCTGGGGACAGAAGAGCCAGCCTGGGCAGATGACACCCCGACAAGCGCAGGAGGGCTGGAAAGTGAGGAGAGAGACGCCAGCATGTcgccagcagagctggaggaaaccCGGGAAGATGATGAAGAAGATGCTGAGAGCCATGGGAcgagccagcagcagccaccgccGGAGGCTGAGCCGGCCCCGGGGCTGGTGGGGGATGAGCAGGAGGCCACCGAGGGGCAGCCTCACCAGGCACCCACCGATGCCACCGGGCAAGCGGACAGCCAGGAGCCCACCGAGGCTCTGGAGGAGCCGTGGGAGGTGCAGGATGAGGATGCTGATGACGAGCTCGACTTGGACCCAGGACAGCCGGAGAGCGACAGCACCATCCCCACCGCACTGCAGCAGGCACCGGGTGATGGCACGGAGAGCGGTGagttggaggaggaggatggagatgaaggGCGATGGGGAGAGCTGGAGGAGGCACCGGGGACGGGCAGGAAGGTGGAGCTGGAGGACACGCTGCCCGACAGCACGCCCTTGCACCTCTACCAAGGGGAGATGTTGGCTGCGGTCGCACCCAGCCAAATCCCTCCAGAGACTGAGGAGACCGCAGAGGCAGCCCCCGCATCCCAAACAGCTCCGGAGGATGATGGGTGGGACAAGCCACCAACTCCCACCGTGCCAGAGAGCTGCGAAGAGGAGGCAAGGGTGGAGGTAGCCCCCACAGCAGAGGGtgccgaggaggaggaaggctatTTCATGGTCTCTGCTCCCAACCAAGAGGTTTCCAGCTTGGAGGAAGCCGAGATCTCCGAGGACTTTGAAGAAATTAAAGTTGAAGCAACCGAAGCCAGCAAAGATGATCTGGAAGCTGCCAGAGAAGCATCTCCCGTGGCAGAGGACGAAGGGCACTTTGAGGTGTTCGTTGGTGAAGCAGACGAAGATGTGAAGATGCCCACAGAAGAACCTGAGATGCcaaaggatgaggatgaggatttTACAGCTGAGCTGGAGGAAGGCTCAGCTGTGCCCGAGGTGGATCCCAGCTCCCCCGGGGCTGTGGGGTCGTTAGCAGGAGGCACTGACGAGCCAGCCCAGGGTGCCACAGGCTCTGATgtgcaggagggagcagggaccTCAGAGGGTTTGGCTCCTGAATCAGATGAGGAGCTCGATGGTGCGGTCGAGCTGGAGAGCGATGCCGGCAGAGCCGAAATGCTCCCagggctggtggggcaggaggagaaggaggaagaggaggaagaggatgaggatccTGGCACGGTTCACCAGGACACGGCTGAGCCCATCCCTCCGGCAGAGCTCCAAGCCCAGGTGACGCTGGCTTCTCCGCCGCCCGACCACACGGAGCAGACATCGGATGAGCAGCCGTCTGTGGAGGAGGAAGCACCAGAGGGTGACAGTCCCCCCCCAGCCAGGGACGAGGAGCCCCCCGAGGCCGACCCCCCTCAGCTGGGATCCACACCGGAGCAGGGAGATTTTCCAGAAGTGATTAAAGAAAGTCCAGAGGGGGATGATCCTGCTGCAAAGGTGCCGGCGGACGTCATGAAAGACTCGGATATTTTGGAAATAGTCGAGCAAGCCCTGGAGTTCAACCAGGAGCTGGTGATGGGGGTGAGGGCGGCCGAGGGTGGGCAGCGGGATCCCGGTGGGACCGAGCAGCTCCCCCGGGATGCTGGGGAAGATTCCTCACCCGCCTCCTCCAGCGAGGAGGAGCCCACGGTGCAGGAGGCACCAGCGGAGGTGGCACCGGGGACGGAGGGTCCAGCTCGGGCGGAGAACGGGCTGCACCGGGAGGCCAGCCTGGAGGACCTGGCCGAATTCACCGAGGAGGTGCCGAACGGCATCACCGGCCTGTCTCCGGCACCGGAGTTCCCCACCGAGACCCCAGGCCCCACTGGGGGGATGCCACCGCAGCCCCCCGCTCCCGGAGATGCCACCGCCGCCAAGCTGGCCGATGCCACCCCCCGCGGCAAGCACAGCGGGGCCGACACCGTCCCCGTGCCGTCCTCTTTGGGGGACGATGGCTTGTGCCTCGCGCCCGACCAGCCACCGGCATGTCGGCTGCGAGCCGAGCAGGAGCCCTGGTCCTCGGGGGACGAGTGA